In one Desulfoferula mesophila genomic region, the following are encoded:
- a CDS encoding carbohydrate kinase family protein, with translation MRIYVSGSLAYDRIMNFEGRFADHILPDKIHVLNVCFNVNGLQEKLGGTAGNIAYGLAQLGERPTLLACLGRDGDRYLEWMDSQGVDTSQVRQVPEEFTAGAFITTDKSDNQITGFNPGAMNFSCQCAVEDMNPASSLAIVAPGNLEDMTELPAQFRRHRIPYIFDPGQSLNIWQGPELVKAFSGAQVLISNDYELELIQRMTGLKLSQIIDKVEAVITTKGEEGSVLWRGPDRTDIPACPASQVKDPTGAGDAYRSGLLKAMALGKDLAQACLWGAVLASYAVACYGTQEYTVDRADFDRRLERLGGETA, from the coding sequence GTGCGCATCTATGTGTCGGGTTCCTTGGCCTACGACCGCATCATGAACTTTGAAGGGCGCTTTGCCGATCACATCCTGCCCGACAAGATCCACGTCCTCAACGTGTGCTTCAACGTAAACGGGTTGCAGGAAAAGCTGGGCGGCACCGCGGGCAACATCGCCTACGGCCTGGCCCAACTGGGCGAGCGGCCCACCTTGCTGGCCTGCCTGGGCCGCGACGGCGACCGCTATTTGGAATGGATGGATAGCCAGGGGGTGGACACCAGCCAAGTGCGCCAGGTGCCGGAAGAGTTCACCGCCGGCGCCTTTATCACCACCGACAAGTCGGACAACCAAATCACCGGCTTCAACCCCGGAGCCATGAATTTCTCCTGCCAGTGCGCGGTCGAGGATATGAACCCCGCTTCCTCCCTGGCCATCGTGGCCCCCGGCAACCTGGAGGACATGACCGAACTGCCCGCCCAGTTTCGGCGTCACCGCATACCCTATATTTTCGACCCCGGCCAGTCGCTCAACATCTGGCAAGGGCCGGAGCTGGTCAAGGCCTTCAGCGGGGCCCAGGTCCTCATCAGCAACGACTACGAGCTGGAGCTTATCCAGCGCATGACCGGGCTCAAGCTGAGCCAGATCATCGACAAGGTGGAGGCGGTGATAACCACCAAGGGCGAGGAGGGCTCGGTGCTTTGGCGGGGCCCGGACCGCACCGACATCCCCGCCTGTCCGGCGAGCCAGGTGAAGGACCCCACCGGAGCGGGCGACGCCTATCGCTCCGGCCTGCTCAAGGCCATGGCCCTGGGCAAGGACCTGGCCCAGGCCTGTTTGTGGGGCGCGGTGTTGGCCTCCTATGCGGTGGCCTGCTACGGCACCCAGGAGTACACGGTGGACCGGGCGGATTTTGACCGGCGTTTGGAGCGCCTGGGCGGCGAGACGGCTTGA
- the thiC gene encoding phosphomethylpyrimidine synthase ThiC yields MENTLQAAQAGRVTPVMQTIAQGEGLSPEALREQIALGRVVVPQNPHHQCRAVGIGRGLRTKINASIGTSTDLADVGQEVAKALAAQEAGADTLMELSVGGDLDLVRREVLAAVELPVGNVPLYQAFSEAARRHGDPNKLDPEELFELIERQCADGISFMAIHCGINLFTLERLERQGYRYGGLVSKGGASMVAWMQANRRENPLYEQFDRVAGILKKYDAVLSLGNGFRAGAIADSSDRVMVQELIINCELAEVGRSLGCQMMVEGPGHVPLDEVEANIILEKRMSGGAPYYMLGPLPTDLGAGYDHVVAAIGAAQSARYGADLICYITPAEHLALPNLADVVEGVKVARLAAHIGDLAKYPERRGRDTAMSKARRDLDWEAQFELALFPEDARRIRGERSPSDTHVCTMCGEFCANRGANQALGHMLAASPKR; encoded by the coding sequence ATGGAAAACACCCTGCAGGCGGCCCAGGCGGGCCGCGTAACCCCTGTGATGCAAACCATCGCCCAAGGCGAGGGACTCAGCCCCGAGGCCCTGCGTGAACAGATCGCCCTGGGCCGGGTGGTGGTGCCGCAGAACCCCCACCACCAGTGCCGCGCCGTGGGCATCGGGCGCGGGCTCAGGACCAAGATCAACGCCTCCATCGGCACCAGCACCGACCTGGCCGACGTGGGCCAGGAGGTGGCCAAGGCCCTGGCCGCCCAGGAGGCGGGGGCCGACACCCTGATGGAGCTATCGGTGGGCGGCGATTTGGACCTGGTGCGCCGCGAGGTATTGGCCGCGGTGGAGCTGCCGGTGGGCAACGTGCCCCTGTACCAAGCCTTCAGCGAGGCGGCCCGGCGCCACGGCGATCCCAACAAGCTGGACCCGGAGGAGCTGTTCGAGCTGATCGAGCGCCAGTGCGCCGACGGCATCTCCTTCATGGCCATCCACTGCGGCATCAACCTGTTCACCCTGGAGCGCCTGGAGCGACAAGGTTACCGCTACGGCGGCCTGGTGAGCAAGGGCGGGGCCTCCATGGTGGCCTGGATGCAGGCCAACCGCCGGGAAAACCCCCTTTACGAGCAGTTCGACCGGGTGGCGGGCATCCTCAAGAAATACGACGCGGTGCTCAGCCTGGGCAACGGTTTTAGGGCCGGGGCCATCGCCGATTCCAGCGACCGGGTCATGGTGCAGGAACTCATCATCAACTGCGAGCTGGCCGAGGTGGGCCGCTCGTTAGGCTGCCAGATGATGGTGGAGGGGCCGGGCCACGTGCCCCTGGACGAGGTGGAGGCCAACATCATCCTGGAAAAGCGCATGAGCGGAGGGGCGCCCTATTACATGCTGGGGCCCTTGCCCACCGACCTGGGGGCGGGCTACGACCACGTGGTGGCGGCCATTGGCGCGGCCCAGTCCGCCCGCTACGGGGCGGACCTGATCTGCTACATCACCCCGGCCGAGCATCTGGCTCTGCCTAACCTGGCCGACGTGGTGGAGGGGGTCAAGGTGGCCCGCCTGGCCGCCCACATCGGGGACCTGGCCAAATACCCTGAGCGGCGGGGGCGCGACACGGCCATGAGCAAGGCCCGCCGCGACCTGGACTGGGAGGCCCAGTTCGAGCTGGCCCTGTTCCCCGAGGACGCCCGGCGCATCCGGGGCGAGCGCTCGCCCAGCGACACCCACGTGTGCACCATGTGCGGTGAGTTCTGCGCCAACCGGGGGGCCAACCAAGCCCTGGGCCATATGCTGGCCGCCAGCCCCAAGCGCTAA
- a CDS encoding tyrosine-type recombinase/integrase, which produces MAKITKRLVDSLRPDPERDVWAWDDEIKGFGVRVKPSGHKGYLVQYRAQGRTRRFTLGAHGKLTPEQARRLAQKKLGEVAEGGDPAEERRRGRQALTVRELAKRYMDEHAIPKKKPASTFRDERLLERFILPALGNRKIKTISRTDVAQLHHKIGQETPTQANRTLAVLSKMLTLAIRWGLYEGENPCRHIERFKESKRERYLNQDELARLGAAIHKAEGSKQISPTAAAALRLLTLTGMRLGEVLSLQWAWIDSQRGVIFFPDSKTGQKVTALGGPALELLDNLPRTAGNPHVFPGQKFGRSLQSLNVPWRLVRDKAGLKGVRLHDLRHTHASVGAAAGLSLPVIGALLGHTQAATTQRYAHLAQDPVKQAADQVASLIDSAMRAPAKRKVVDIYKGKKGQHEE; this is translated from the coding sequence ATGGCGAAGATAACCAAGAGGCTGGTGGACAGCCTGAGGCCCGATCCTGAGCGGGATGTTTGGGCCTGGGATGACGAGATCAAAGGCTTTGGGGTCAGGGTCAAGCCCAGCGGCCACAAGGGCTACCTGGTCCAATACCGCGCCCAAGGCCGCACCCGCCGCTTTACCTTGGGCGCCCACGGCAAGCTGACCCCTGAGCAGGCCCGTAGATTGGCCCAGAAGAAGTTGGGAGAGGTGGCCGAGGGTGGAGATCCCGCCGAGGAGCGAAGACGCGGCAGACAGGCGCTCACGGTGCGAGAGCTGGCAAAACGCTATATGGACGAGCATGCCATACCCAAAAAGAAGCCCGCCAGCACCTTCCGTGACGAGCGGCTGCTGGAACGCTTCATCTTGCCGGCCCTGGGCAACCGCAAGATTAAGACCATAAGCAGGACCGACGTGGCGCAGCTGCACCACAAGATTGGCCAGGAGACCCCCACCCAGGCCAACCGCACCCTGGCCGTGCTTTCCAAAATGCTGACCCTGGCCATCCGGTGGGGCTTGTATGAAGGGGAAAACCCTTGCCGCCACATCGAACGCTTTAAGGAGAGCAAGAGGGAACGCTATCTCAACCAGGATGAGCTGGCCCGCCTCGGAGCCGCCATCCACAAGGCCGAGGGGAGCAAGCAGATCAGCCCCACCGCTGCGGCCGCCCTGCGCCTCCTGACCCTTACCGGCATGCGGTTGGGCGAGGTGCTCAGCCTGCAATGGGCCTGGATTGACTCCCAGCGGGGCGTAATCTTCTTTCCGGATAGCAAGACCGGCCAGAAGGTCACGGCCCTGGGAGGGCCCGCCCTGGAGCTCCTGGACAACCTTCCGAGGACCGCCGGCAACCCCCACGTGTTCCCGGGGCAGAAATTTGGCCGGTCGCTCCAAAGCCTCAATGTCCCCTGGCGCCTGGTCCGGGATAAGGCTGGCCTGAAAGGCGTCAGGCTCCACGATCTCCGCCACACCCACGCCAGCGTGGGGGCCGCAGCCGGCCTGTCCCTGCCGGTGATTGGGGCCCTGTTGGGCCACACCCAGGCGGCCACCACCCAGCGTTACGCCCACCTAGCCCAGGATCCCGTAAAGCAGGCAGCCGATCAGGTGGCGAGCCTAATTGATAGCGCCATGCGGGCGCCGGCTAAGCGCAAAGTAGTCGATATTTATAAAGGCAAGAAGGGGCAGCACGAAGAGTAG
- a CDS encoding MFS transporter has protein sequence MPEKAASPDLSDEQLAKGLRMVTWQGLALQAMLTLTGGTFLVALALKLGADNFQIGILAAIPPLAQLAQIPWVYLVQKVRRRKAITIFGASVGRVCLFALAMAPVLLAPTTALYIIIIMLFLKNLGSSLSNSAWNSWMRDMVPSDNLGGFYSKRHALSTMTALVLSLAAAIFLDWWKGQLPDHVEYGYSIIFLLGIAAGVLAIYFISKIPEVRMPKRKIGFISLLLEPFKDSNFRNLIYFLGSWNFAVNLAAPFFTVYMLKRLGYSMTYVIGLGALSQLISVFFYLIWGRLSDRYSNKSVLAISGPIFIFCLLGWTFVTFPAELEHGLTMPLLVLLHVAMGISTAGTNLSTGNIAIKLAPSGRATGFLAATTLANSLAASLAPVVGGRFADFFKDRKLSFSFTWEAPGSEQAFHVLKFQYWDFFFLFAFLLGGYSLYRLKRVRELGDDKGKIKLKEAMGQVSQQLRNFSTAGGLRTLTEFPFALVGRTRQRVAARKSAAPLPDPAET, from the coding sequence ATGCCCGAAAAGGCCGCGTCACCCGACCTAAGCGACGAGCAACTCGCCAAAGGCCTGCGCATGGTCACTTGGCAGGGTTTGGCCCTACAGGCCATGCTCACCCTGACCGGAGGGACCTTCCTGGTGGCCCTAGCCCTGAAGCTGGGGGCCGACAATTTCCAGATTGGCATCCTGGCGGCCATTCCGCCCCTGGCCCAATTGGCCCAAATACCTTGGGTGTACCTGGTGCAAAAAGTTCGGCGCAGGAAGGCCATTACGATATTTGGAGCTTCGGTGGGCAGGGTCTGCCTGTTCGCCTTAGCGATGGCGCCGGTTTTGCTGGCACCCACCACCGCACTCTACATTATCATAATCATGCTTTTCCTGAAGAACTTGGGCAGTTCCCTCAGCAACAGCGCCTGGAATTCGTGGATGAGGGATATGGTGCCTAGCGACAACCTAGGCGGCTTCTATTCCAAACGCCATGCCTTATCCACCATGACCGCCCTGGTGCTAAGCCTTGCGGCGGCGATTTTTTTGGACTGGTGGAAAGGCCAGTTGCCCGATCATGTGGAATATGGTTACTCAATCATTTTCCTGCTGGGCATCGCGGCGGGGGTGCTGGCGATTTACTTCATTAGCAAGATACCCGAGGTCCGCATGCCCAAGCGAAAAATCGGGTTCATATCCTTGCTCTTGGAGCCGTTCAAGGATTCCAATTTCAGAAATTTAATATACTTTCTGGGTTCTTGGAACTTTGCGGTGAACCTGGCGGCCCCCTTTTTCACAGTCTACATGCTTAAGCGCCTGGGCTACAGCATGACCTATGTGATCGGCCTGGGAGCTTTGAGCCAGCTGATCAGCGTATTCTTTTATTTGATCTGGGGCAGGCTTTCCGACCGTTACAGCAACAAATCGGTCCTGGCTATCAGCGGCCCCATTTTCATCTTTTGCTTGCTGGGCTGGACCTTCGTGACCTTTCCCGCCGAGCTAGAGCATGGCCTGACCATGCCTCTTTTGGTTCTGCTGCACGTTGCCATGGGCATATCCACCGCAGGCACCAACCTGAGCACCGGCAACATAGCTATCAAATTGGCCCCCAGCGGCAGGGCCACAGGGTTTTTGGCGGCCACCACCCTGGCCAACTCCCTGGCGGCCAGCCTAGCCCCAGTGGTGGGCGGGCGCTTCGCGGATTTCTTCAAGGACCGGAAGCTATCCTTCAGTTTCACCTGGGAGGCCCCTGGCAGTGAGCAGGCGTTCCACGTGCTCAAGTTTCAGTACTGGGATTTCTTCTTTCTGTTCGCCTTTCTGCTTGGCGGCTACTCGCTGTATCGCCTGAAGAGGGTAAGGGAGTTGGGCGACGACAAAGGGAAGATAAAACTCAAGGAGGCCATGGGGCAAGTTTCGCAGCAGCTCAGGAACTTCTCCACCGCCGGAGGCCTGCGCACCCTCACCGAGTTCCCTTTTGCCCTAGTGGGCAGAACCCGTCAACGCGTCGCTGCCAGGAAATCAGCCGCCCCCCTGCCGGACCCTGCGGAAACTTGA
- a CDS encoding acyl-CoA thioesterase → MSPRASDNRPHPLSLFRFNLEFRPRFSDLDPLGRVSNSRFFTYFEEARLAYLSHLGLSTAGGEERCLLVQRDTCRYQLPVQHHHLVQVYLRTADWGRRSFSFRYVLWLPEEDLLAAEGITKVSCFNPATGRACDLPEEYLAAMRAYERAEGESGD, encoded by the coding sequence ATGAGCCCAAGAGCAAGCGACAACCGACCCCATCCCCTGAGCCTCTTCCGGTTCAACCTGGAGTTCCGGCCCCGTTTCTCCGACCTGGACCCCCTGGGCCGGGTGAGCAACTCGCGCTTCTTCACCTACTTCGAGGAGGCCCGCCTGGCTTATCTGTCCCACCTGGGCCTTTCCACCGCGGGCGGCGAGGAGCGCTGCCTTTTGGTGCAGCGTGACACTTGCCGCTACCAGCTTCCGGTGCAGCACCACCACTTGGTGCAGGTGTATCTGCGCACCGCCGACTGGGGACGGCGTTCCTTCAGCTTCCGCTACGTCCTGTGGCTGCCCGAGGAAGACCTTTTGGCTGCCGAGGGGATCACCAAGGTTTCCTGCTTCAACCCGGCCACCGGGAGGGCCTGCGATCTGCCCGAGGAATACCTCGCGGCCATGCGGGCCTATGAGCGGGCAGAGGGCGAGTCGGGCGATTAG
- a CDS encoding GNAT family N-acetyltransferase, with protein MPNVAMNLDSWREEVLPSDEALVKRLVAASGFFRPDEVAVAAELVSERLSKGPASGYRFIFVPQGDGLAGYACYGPIACTTASWDLFWIVVDQLLRGAGLGGALLELAEQRAAAAGAERMYVETSSRPLYRPTRHFYQARGYAPQAVLTDFYAPGDDKVIYLKRMNRP; from the coding sequence ATGCCAAACGTGGCCATGAACCTGGATTCCTGGCGGGAAGAAGTCCTGCCTAGCGACGAGGCCCTGGTGAAGCGTCTGGTCGCGGCCAGCGGTTTTTTCCGGCCCGACGAGGTGGCTGTGGCCGCCGAGCTGGTGAGCGAGCGCCTGAGCAAGGGCCCGGCCAGCGGCTACCGCTTTATCTTCGTACCCCAAGGCGATGGGCTGGCCGGTTACGCCTGCTACGGCCCCATCGCCTGCACCACCGCCTCCTGGGACCTGTTCTGGATCGTGGTGGACCAACTTTTGCGCGGCGCCGGCCTGGGCGGGGCCCTGCTGGAGCTGGCCGAGCAGCGGGCCGCGGCGGCCGGAGCGGAGCGCATGTACGTGGAGACCTCCTCGCGTCCCCTGTACCGCCCCACCCGGCACTTCTACCAGGCCCGGGGCTACGCCCCCCAGGCGGTGCTTACCGACTTCTACGCCCCCGGCGACGACAAGGTGATCTACCTGAAAAGGATGAACCGGCCCTAG